The window GCCACATGCTTTTTTCACACTTTTCTTAAGCTTGGAGACACACCATGAAAAGAGGGTCAGTTGGCTCCAGAGGATGAGGAAAGCCCAGTGTGGGGGTAGTTGGGGGCAGCCCCACAGAGTGGGTCTgattgggaaggagggagagtcAGACAGTAGGGACTAGGGGGGGTCTTTGAGAGGGAGGAGGATCATCCACCTTTGGATGCatgtaaaaattcattcattcattctattcaTTAATGTAGTCATTCATTCACTTCCCAAACTTTTATGGAGCACTCgctgtgtgctgggcaccatTCTAGCCCGGAGATACTTGAATGTGTCTGTGAAAAGGACAGATGTGTCCCCTGCTGTCGTGACACTTACATTGTCATGTCTGGCTCTCACCCTCAGCCTGTGACCACTGCCTTCGGGCACTGGAGAAGGCTGAGGAGAACGCCCAGAGGCTGACTGGGAAACCAGGCCAGGTTCTGCCTCACCCAGAGCTGTGCACTGTGCGCAAGGACCTCCACCAGAACTGTCCCCACTGCCAGGTGAGCATGTCCGGGGAATTTACCTGTAAGGGAGTGGGCGAGGGAGGCCTTAGCTGAAGTCCTCATTGGAGAGACAGGAGCAAAGACAGACCTGGTCATGGCCCTTGAAAGCTACAATGTAGGGGCAAGATATTGAAAAGGCTTGGATATTGTTACAGTTTCATCTTTCCTGTCCCAGTTCCATTGTCTAGAAAACGGGCTTGCTGGGGAGCTTGCCTTCTTCCTGAGGGCCTGGCCAGGGCTCTCCCCTCTACCTGAAAAGTTCTCTTGCCTTTCTGTGGTTTTACAAGCCTAGGTTAGGTGCACTTTGCACATGGTCCCAGGGCACCCTAATGTTTTCTCATCTCATAATACCTCTGAGCTATGGCTCAGGGGTTCTTTGTGGAAGAAATGCAGTTAGAAGAGGTGAGTACTATATGGGAAGTCTCTGCCTTGCCCCCTGCTACCCCATGGCCAGATCCTGGGGTGCTGACCTCACCCCACCTAACAGGTGATGTACTGCAGTGCAGAGTGTCGGCTGGCGGCTGCTGAGCAATACCACCAGGTCCTGTGCCCCGGCCCCTCCCAGGATGACCCCCTGCATCCTCTCAATAAGCTACAGGAGGCATGGAGGTAggtcttttttcctctcttctttcctttattctcccCTCCCTGCTTGCCTTCCATGGACTCAGCAGATGTTGCCATCTTTCTTAAGTTACCATCCCCCAGATTTTCTCTCCATTCTTAGGGTTAAATAGAGGTCACATCTCCCAACCTCCTGCCTTTATTCTGGGCTGCCAGTCCTGCTATCCTCAGCATTTTACACACTCCCCGAAAGAGCCCCATTAAGCCCAGGGGCATGCCAAGTCCTGCCTGAGTCCCTGCCTGTGACTTTCTCTCTTTGTAATAGATGAAATTGGTGGGAAGGTTTCTCTCTACCAGTCAGACTGGGTTTCCCTGGGCTCAACTACTGGGGAAGGAATTTCTAGGcaaaactttttttctccttcccaggaGTGTTCATTATCCCCCTGAGACAGCAAGCATCATGCTGATGGCCCGGATGGTGGCCACAGTGAAGCAGGTGAGCCCACCTGACCCTCCTGGGGAGCTGACTTTGGCCCTGTTCAACCCTTAGTCTTGGTCTGTTTCTCATCTCAAGGCCCTAGCTTAGATGCAGAATTCTTCCTGGCCTTCACAAAAGAGAGTTGCTTGCTATGTAAAACCTTAGGAATATGCTCGACATAAATCAGGCATGGGGAGTCAGGGAGCCGGGGCTTATTTGGTCTTTGATGTACAAGAAGATGTCTTGGGTGCAGCAACGTATGCATTCAATTTATAAGCACTTTTTCAGGATTGTATCTTACCTAAAGTGAGAGAAGGCACTCCAACCACCTTCTGTTAATATTGTTAATCAGCGTCATTCTCCTGTTTTTCCAAGTGTTGTTGAACTGGTTAGCTCCCCTCCATCTGGGGAATTGGTGGGGGGTAGACAGCTTGGGGAGTAAGCCTCGGGCAGAAGAAGGGCTCCTGGAAGCTCAGGTGTGGTAGGATCTCCCTGATGGCAGGGGCTTTTGAAACAGCTGCCCCTCCCACATGGGTCGGAGTGCCAGTGCTAAGGTGGGTGTCCATGACCCTTAAGTATATTTGTTCACTGCAGGCTAAGGATAAGGACCGTTGGATCAGGCTCTTCTCTCAATTCTGTAACAAAACTGCCAATGAGGAGGAGGAAATTGTCCACAAACTCCTGGGGGACAAATTCAAGGTTAGTCTTTTCTGATGACCCATCTCCCCCCGCCGCCCTGCCTTCCCCAAATAGCCTAGGATGTATGTGGCTACCTGTAGAGAGTTCCACATTTGATCCCTTCCCAGCTATAGGAATGGCTTAGAACCTGGGCTCAAAAATTGATTCAGAGACATTCTGGCCACTATTTAACTTCATGACCTAATGTGGCCCTACAGTTGGAAAGTGGGAAAGTAGAGTGGTGACAGAGGAAGAACCCTCTGCCCTGAAAGCACTCTGTACCTGTTGTAGGAAGGCAGAACTCCCGTCACAGGATAGAGGGGTCCACAGAGTCAGAGAGTAGTGTGAAACTGCCAATGTACTGAGCGCCCATTCCCAGTCAGCGTACTGATTCTCACTGAGGACAGCAGACTTCCACACAGGAGCTGCCTGAGGGTGGAGGCAGGATGCATCTAGGGTAGGCCCTCCTGTGTTGAATTCAgtggaaaggaaggggagagCCTACTAGTCTGGAGTTGGGGCAGGAGAGCTTTGAGGATGGTGATGAGGACAAACGTTCTAAGCCAGGCTGCCTCAGACTTGCTGGTACAAGTgctggaaaatgaggagaaatttTGGCTGGGAGCAGGCCAGTGGACTGCCAAAACTCTTTGGCAATAGGACTCTGTGGTCTTCCTTTGCCCCCAGGGGAAGCTCAGTCTGTAGAGCTGgcccttttttcttccctctcctggtCTTCTGGGCCCTGCCTGGGTGCTATGGGAAATCCCAGGGATGCAAGTCTCTCCCTGCTTCCCCTAAACCAGGGCCAACTGGACCTTCTGCGGAGACTCTTCACAGAGGCCCTTTATGAGGAAGCACTCAGCCAGGTgagtgtggggagggcaggaaaaATGGCAGCCTTGTCACTCTAGTTCTCCAGGAGCAGCTGAGTCAGCGTCTCCTCCTGGGGCAGCTAAGCCAAAATCAGCTTGGTCTTCTAGAGTTGGGATGGGCCTGACTCACAGAAGACTTCCTGAACAGAGTCATGTTAGGAAGAAAAGCAAGTGGCTGTAACCTGAGCACTcatctcctctctttctcccccacaGTGGTTCACTCCAGATGGATTCCGATCTCTCTTTGCTCTCGTTGGGACCAATGGCCAAGGAATTGGGACTAGGTTAGGAGAGAATATTCCAGAGCTATTGGACTTATCTCTCAGGGATTGGGTGGGAGATTGATTGAGGAAGGTAGCCACAGTGCTGCTCAAGACTGGGGTGGGGTAGAGTGTGACTCTGTGGCTAGAGGGCTGAACTGGATACAGTGGTGGGGAGTCAGAAAGAATGAGGCCGTGGAGTCTGCACTTGGGAGCCTTGGACTTTTAGGGAAGATGGGGCCCCTACCCTGGAGAAAAAATCGGGCAGGGGTGGGAGACCCTTCTTCCTGGGCTTAACCTGCCTGGAGGTGGAGAGCCCTGTGACCTGGGGTTCCTCCTCTCCAACCATGGGCTGCCTGGGACCCTCAGCTCCCTGAGCCAATGGGTCCATGCCTGTGACGCTCTGGAGCTGAAGCCTCAGGACCGCGAGCAGCTGGATGCTTTCATTGACCAACTGTATAAGGACATCGAGGCAGGTTGGTGAGATGGGGCCTTGGCCTCACGCAACCTTAGAGAACCCCCAGGCAGATGGGGGACACCCAGTCTGTCCCCAGGGTATTTTGAGTTaatggggggctggggggaaggtaATCCCTATGTGCCTGTGTGGAGCTTCAGATCTGTCCATAGGACGCACAGTGAGAAATGGCCCCATGATCCATCCAGAAGCTTGatgctgggaggagggggagtgCTGGAACATAGGGTGATGTCATAGACAGAAAAGCAAGGTTTGTGTCTCAGAGAAGCAAGTTTAGATAAAGTGGTAGGGACTGGGTGCATTAGTGTGGTGGGGTGGCAGGACAGTAGAGCCAGTGCCTGTCCTTCTGAGCCTAGTTTccttttctcacctgtaaaatgggtagaATAATGTCTGCATATTACTGTCTTACAGCAACCGGCGAGTTTCTTAACTGTGAAGGATCTGGCCTCTTTGTGCTTCAGAGCTGCTGTGAGTTACGGCATTGAGGAGGGATGGTCCCAGGTGTTTCTGCCTTTGCCAGGTGGCCTCACAGCCACAGTTCATCTTTCTCAGTTGGCCCTTTGTAGGCTAGTAGGGTTGAGTCTGGGAACAGGGTTAGGTCTGAGTTTCCTAGGGAATTCCCTTGGGCCTTTTTGTTCCAttattgtttcattcattcatccaactgCTTGTGCTttaatatatgcttatatataaaacctgactgtgggccaggccctgtgtgaAGGCAGGCACAGAGCTCTGATTCTGTAAAGGGAAGCATGGCCTTTGCACCATCACTGCCCTGTGAGATTTGATAGGGAGTATTGGGAGAGCCTGAGAGGCCCTCAGGATCTTGGGAAGAGGGAGTTCAGACCAGAAGGCGGGTCTCACGAAGCACCTGATGGAGAGGGGCAGAGTCACTCAGACAACTATCTTTTCCAGATCTCAGCCTCCCACCTTCTGGTTTCTTCCCTGCAAACTCCTCCCAGGCCCCAATGCCACTGTACCCCTACCAAACTGGGTTCTCAGGGGGCCTGAGTCAGCCATTACCAGATGTCCAGTAGCAGACAGAACTGAGTTCAGTGTCTGGTGTAGGCATCCCTCCAGAGACAATGGGAACACAACTGAGAATGAAGTTGGCCAGTCGTGAGAGGCTGGAATGGGGAGTGATGTGGGAGTGCATTTGTGCCTGGGCTCTGTGGCCTTCAAGAAAGAGCACTGGATGGGGAGTCAGGAAACTTGGGTTCTAGTATCTGTTCAGCTCTGGCAGGGATAAGAGACCAAGAAAGGATGGAACCCATAGCTCTGCAAAGTTGAggccattattttttttagtcaATAATCCTCATTATCTGCCTCTTGTGACCCAGGCAACCACAGCTGTGTTCCCAATGCAGAGACCTCCTTCCCAGAAAACAACTTCCTTTTGCATGTCACCGCCCTGGAGGATATTAAGCCAGGAGAGGTGAGGGGGGCCAGGAGCTATGAGGGGTTGGGTGGGCAGTGGGCCTTGGAAGTTATCCCCAGGGATTAGGGGCAGCACTGGCTAGAGCCTCTTAAAGTTCAGGCTGTTGGGTTGGATTCCCACATGGCCCAGGGCCTAAGTCTTTTAGCCCTGCAGTCCCtagcccccaggctgtggactggtacccaTTAGgttcgtggcctgttaggaatcggGCTGCACAGGAGGAGGGGCGAtagagtgaagcttcatctgtatttacaaccactccccatcacttgaaTCAGTgaataagctccacctcctgtcagatcagtggtagcattagattctcataggagcaggaaccctatCATAAACTGTgtatgtgagggatctaggttgtgtgctccttatgagaatctaatgcctgatgatctgaggtggtgatgctagcactggggagtggcagcaaatacagattatcattagcagagaggtttgactgcacaagaAATGTAacgcgcttgaatcatcctgactGTCCCCTcacatctgtggaaaaattgtcttctatgaaatcagtccctggtgccaaaaatgttggggaccactgttttaGCCCATGGCTACATTATAACCCTACTCTCCTTCTTCAAAATACAACTCCAGAATGCCTCAGAGCAGTGTTTGAAGGACAGCTGTGTGTCTAGGTTCTTGACCCCAGctacattttggtcaacaattcTGCAGTTTCTAAGAAAGCAGGAGATAGCTCTTTGTGACTTGGGCCTTGGCAGGCTGGTGTTGGTTTGAGATCTTGGCTGTTGGTACAGTGCACGAAGCCTGGCTGAATCTCCTTCCAGAGCAAGTAGCATTACACCAAGATAACCTCTGATCCTAGCCACAGACATTGGCCATTGGCGGCTTTCACCATGTCCTGAGGCTAACCACAGTCTCCTCTCTGTCTCAGACATAGATTAGGACACAGGAGCCTTATAGTGGCCTGCCTGCTGAAGGCACAGGGGACTGGATCAGGGCAGCCCACCCCTTCGCT of the Lemur catta isolate mLemCat1 chromosome 4, mLemCat1.pri, whole genome shotgun sequence genome contains:
- the SMYD5 gene encoding LOW QUALITY PROTEIN: histone-lysine N-trimethyltransferase SMYD5 (The sequence of the model RefSeq protein was modified relative to this genomic sequence to represent the inferred CDS: deleted 1 base in 1 codon); the protein is MAASMCDVFSFCVGVAGRARVSVEVRFVSSAKGKGLFATQLIRKGETIFVEQPLVAAQFLWNALYQYRACDHCLRALEKAEENAQRLTGKPGQVLPHPELCTVRKDLHQNCPHCQVMYCSAECRLAAAEQYHQVLCPGPSQDDPLHPLNKLQEAWRSVHYPPETASIMLMARMVATVKQAKDKDRWIRLFSQFCNKTANEEEEIVHKLLGDKFKGQLDLLRRLFTEALYEEALSQWFTPDGFRSLFALVGTNGQGIGTSSLSQWVHACDALELKPQDREQLDAFIDQLYKDIEAATGEFLNCEGSGLFVLQSCCNHSCVPNAETSFPENNFLLHVTALEDIKPGEEICISYLDCCQRERSRHSRHKILRENYLFICSCPKCLAEADEPNVTSEEEEEEEEEEGEPEDAELGDEMTDV